The following coding sequences are from one Triticum aestivum cultivar Chinese Spring chromosome 5A, IWGSC CS RefSeq v2.1, whole genome shotgun sequence window:
- the LOC123105683 gene encoding zinc finger MYM-type protein 1: protein MICFDIQKDLATACAMEVTKVIKNDIGDKNFSILIDEARDCSIKEQMAVIVRFLDDHGVLQERFLAIKHITDCTFAGIKKALVDVLEYHGLSTSRLRGQGYDGASNMRGEFNGLQKLVRDEAPYAFYVHCFAHQLQLVVVNVAQCSPAIADFFNYIPLIVTQVCSSCKRKDALLAKHQDELLDLMENGKITAGTGLHQESNITRPGDTRWGSHLKTLLRIFTMWNAVVEVLGIVVVDAREHTCQGGARGLLKNMECFEFVFIMLFLINLLSNTNHLSQALQRKNQNIVEAMRLILDVKESLQSKRDNGWESLFCQAKNFCETHGIDVPNMDDLVGAMGQSVRTKNKVTRLHYYKVSIFNVAIDATITEMNHRINEVSTELLDCMSCLNPANNFSKFNVDELIRLAEIYDEDFTEADRLMLGVDLPRFLMNIRRSEEFNGCRDVSTLARLMVETMKHTSFQLVYRLIELTLILPVATSSVERIFSAMKIIKTDLRNKLSDDCLNDLMVCYCEKEIFRSIPDDQIMIQFQKMRDRKGHLPHEFHVIS from the exons ATGATTTGTTTCGATATCCAGAAGGACCTTGCTACAGCCTGTGCAATGGAGGTAACCAAAGTTATTAAGAATGACATTGGAGATAAGAATTTCTCAATACTTATTGATGAAGCTAGAGATTGCTCAATAAAGGAGCAAATGGCGGTGATTGTCAG ATTTCTAGATGATCATGGAGTGCTTCAAGAGCGATTCCTTGCAATTAAGCACATCACAGATTGTACATTTGCTGGAATTAAAAAAGCTTTGGTTGATGTGTTGGAATATCATGGTTTGTCAACTTCTAGGCTACGTGGTCAGGGTTATGATGGTGCTTCCAATATGAGAGGGGAATTCAACGGTTTGCAAAAACTGGTTAGAGATGAAGCTCCGTATGCATTTTATGTTCATTGCTTTGCTCACCAGTTACAGTTGGTGGTTGTCAATGTGGCTCAATGTAGTCCTGCTATTGCTGATTTCTTCAACTATATTCCGTTGATAGTTACTCAAGTGTGTTCATCTTGCAAAAGGAAGGATGCATTACTTGCCAAACATCAAGATGAGTTGTTAGATTTGATGGAGAATGGAAAGATCACAGCCGGAACCGGGCTGCATCAAGAATCTAACATAACAAGGCCAGGAGATACTCGTTGGGGCTCACATCTCAAAACTTTGCTTCGTATATTCACAATGTGGAATGCTGTGGTGGAGGTGCTAGGAATTGTTGTGGTTGATGCCCGAGAACACACATGTCAAGGTGGAGCTAGAGGTTTGCTTAAAAACATGGAATGCTTTGAATTTGTGTTCATCATGTTGTTCTTAATAAACTTGTTGAGCAACACAAATCATCTATCCCAAGCTTTGCAAAGAAAGAATCAAAACATTGTTGAAGCCATGCGTTTGATCTTGGATGTGAAAGAAAGCTTGCAGAGCAAGAGGGACAATGGGTGGGAGTCTTTATTCTGCCAAGCCAagaacttttgtgaaacacatggtATTGATGTGCCAAACATGGATGATCTCGTTGGAGCTATGGGTCAATCTGTTCGCACTAAGAATAAGGTGACTCGACTTCATTATTACAAGGTTAGCATATTCAATGTTGCCATTGATGCAACTATCACTGAGATGAATCACCGAATCAATGAAGTTTCCACCGAGTTATTGGATTGTATGTCTTGTCTTAATCCAGCAAACAACTTCTCAAAGTTTAACGTTGACGAACTTATTCGGCTTGCTGAAATTTATGATGAGGACTTCACAGAAGCTGATCGGTTAATGCTAGGAGTAGACCTCCCAAGATTTCTTATGAACATTAGGAGAAGTGAGGAGTTTAATGGATGTCGGGATGTGTCCACACTTGCTCGGTTGATGGTTGAAACAATGAAACACACATCTTTCCAGTTGGTATATCGCCTCATTGAGTTGACACTTATTCTTCCTGTGGCCACTTCATCCGTTGAGAGAATATTTTCAGCAATGAAGATAATCAAGACAGATTTGCGCAACAAACTATCAGATGATTGTCTAAATGATTTGATGGTGTGCTACTGCGAGAAAGAGATATTTAGAAGCATTCCTGATGACCAAATCATGATACAATTCCAGAAAATGAGGGATCGGAAAGGACATTTGCCACATGAGTTTCATGTGATTTCTTAG
- the LOC123105681 gene encoding scarecrow-like protein 30 → MGSCEDLGYGDVYSVPNPAAAPAYALDFSLHHQQQQQLRFPPSSYGFHGLPAASAAYYQPSPPQSALIGSTPSPVSTTTELGSPEEASDDAVLAYINQFLLEDDDDDEFFAPASEPARDSALLAVAKPFVDIIADAKPAAATVYQDRSWMDPCCAFATMGGGSPDMFVSSRQSSCQLVPCDSVKEEEECAVHKGRKNRHGDDDLEPEDERRRKQLALSEEETVREMFDKVLLCSGVNCILQSPLPAEAEISSVYVKGSGNRRGRKKGKTGVPTVEEESVDLTTLLIHCAQAAAIDDHRGSGELLKQIRRHSSPHGDAGQRLAHYIANGLEARLAGTGSTVYRSLVARRTSSADMLKIFKLYGTACPFIRMSRFYSNEAILDAAAKGVTSVHIVDYGIDWGFQWPIFLQRISKRDGGPPRIRITAIDLPQPGFRPAERLEATGRRLRDYAKMFDVPFEYRAIAAKWDAIRVEDLRIDKDDLLIVNCLFRMRHMMDETVADESPRKTVLNTIRKMNPHRFIHAVVNGTYNAPFFVTRFKEALFYFSSLYDMLEATAPPVDEHRQLIEREYFGRELLNVVACEGTERVERPETYKQWQVRNLRAGFRQVPLLQETVKKARYKVIKSYHRDFFVDEDNKWMLQGWKGRVIGALSTWKPS, encoded by the coding sequence ATGGGTTCTTGCGAGGATCTGGGGTACGGCGACGTCTACTCCGTCCCCAACCCGGCGGCTGCCCCCGCCTACGCGCTCGACTTCTCCctccaccaccagcagcagcagcagctccggtTCCCCCCTTCTTCATACGGCTTCCACGGCCTTCCTGCCGCTTCCGCCGCCTATTACCAGCCGTCTCCGCCGCAGTCGGCGCTGATTGGCAGCACGCCGAGCCCCGTCTCCACCACCACGGAGCTGGGGAGCCCCGAGGAGGCCTCCGACGACGCCGTGCTCGCCTACATCAACCAGTTCCTcctcgaggacgacgacgacgacgagttctTTGCACCCGCCAGCGAGCCGGCGCGGGACTCGGCGCTCCTCGCCGTCGCTAAGCCCTTCGTCGACATCATCGCCGACGCCAAGCCCGCCGCGGCAACGGTGTACCAGGACAGGTCTTGGATGGATCCCTGCTGTGCCTTCGCAACGATGGGAGGAGGGTCCCCTGATATGTTCGTCAGCAGCCGACAGAGCTCCTGTCAGTTGGTGCCCTGCGATTccgtgaaggaggaggaggagtgcgccgTCCACAAGGGCCGGAAGAACCGCCACGGCGACGACGACCTGGAGCCGGAGGACGAGAGGCGGCGCAAGCAGCTGGCGCTGTCCGAGGAGGAGACCGTCCGGGAGATGTTCGACAAAGTGCTCCTCTGCAGCGGTGTCAACTGCATCCTCCAGTCACCACTGCCAGCCGAAGCAGAGATCAGCAGCGTGTACGTGAAAGGGTCAGGGAACCGGAGAGgccgcaagaagggcaagaccggaGTGCCCACCGTGGAGGAGGAGTCCGTCGATCTGACAACCCTGCTCATACACTGCGCCCAGGCCGCGGCTATCGATGATCACCGCGGTTCGGGCGAGCTGCTGAAGCAGATCAGGCGGCATTCTTCCCCTCATGGGGATGCCGGGCAGAGGCTGGCGCATTACATTGCTAATGGGCTCGAGGCTCGCCTTGCCGGCACCGGTAGCACCGTCTACCGCTCGCTTGTTGCACGGCGAACTTCTTCCGCTGACATGCTGAAAATATTCAAGCTGTATGGGACCGCATGCCCGTTCATCAGGATGTCCAGGTTCTACTCGAATGAAGCCATCTTGGATGCTGCTGCCAAGGGTGTGACAAGCGTGCACATTGTGGACTATGGTATAGACTGGGGCTTCCAGTGGCCAATCTTCTTGCAGCGGATCTCCAAGAGAGACGGCGGCCCCCCAAGAATACGGATCACCGCCATCGACTTACCGCAGCCAGGGTTCCGGCCTGCGGAGCGTTTAGAGGCGACAGGCCGGCGGTTACGTGACTACGCCAAGATGTTTGATGTTCCCTTTGAGTACCGTGCGATTGCTGCCAAGTGGGATGCCATCCGAGTCGAAGACCTCAGGATCGACAAGGATGACCTTCTTATTGTCAACTGCTTGTTCAGAATGCGGCACATGATGGACGAGACGGTGGCCGATGAGAGCCCGAGGAAGACAGTCTTGAACACGATCAGGAAGATGAACCCGCATCGGTTCATCCACGCGGTTGTCAATGGCACCTACAACGCGCCATTCTTCGTGACGCGCTTCAAGGAGGCTCTCTTCTATTTCTCCTCGCTCTACGACATGCTCGAAGCGACCGCACCGCCGGTGGATGAGCACAGGCAGCTGATCGAAAGGGAATACTTCGGACGGGAGCTTCTCAACGTGGTCGCTTGCGAGGGCACGGAGAGGGTCGAGAGGCCGGAGACCTACAAGCAATGGCAGGTAAGGAACCTCAGGGCAGGGTTCAGGCAGGTGCCTCTGCTTCAAGAGACGGTGAAAAAAGCAAGATACAAGGTAATCAAGAGCTATCACAGGGATTTCTTCGTCGACGAAGATAACAAGTGGATGCTGCAGGGTTGGAAGGGCAGAGTCATCGGCGCCCTATCCACATGGAAACCTAGCTAG
- the LOC123105682 gene encoding uncharacterized protein At5g02240 translates to MAAPRPTVLVTGAGGRTGQIVFNKLRERSDQFAARGLVRSEESKHKIGGADDVYVADIREADHLAPAVQGADALIILTSASPKMKPGFDPTKGGRPEFYYEDGAYPEQVDWIGQKNQIDAAKAAGVKHIVLVGSMGGTNPNHPLNNLGNGNILVWKRKSEQYLADSGVPYTIIRPGGLQDKDRGVRELIVGKDDELLQTDTKAIPRADVAEVCVQALQYEEVKFKAFDLASKPEGEGTPTKDFKALFSKVTARF, encoded by the exons ATGGCCGCGCCCCGCCCCACCGTCCTCGTCACCGGCGCCGGCGGCCGCACAG GACAAATCGTGTTCAACAAGCTCAGGGAGAGATCCGACCAGTTCGCGGCGAGGGGCCTGGTGAGGTCGGAGGAGAGCAAGCACAAGATAGGGGGAGCCGACGACGTCTACGTCGCCGACATCAGGGAGGCGGACCACCTCGCGCCCGCCGTCCAGGGCGCCGACGCGCTCATTATCCTCACCAGCGCCTCCCCCAAGATGAAGCCTGGGTTCGACCCCACCAAGGGCGGCCGGCCCGAGTTCTACTACGAGGACGGAGCCTACCCTGAGCAG GTGGATTGGATTGGCCAAAAGAATCAGATTGATGCTG CCAAAGCAGCCGGTGTGAAGCACATAGTGTTGGTGGGATCCATGGGGGGGACGAATCCCAACCACCCACTCAACAACCTTGGCAATGGCAACATACTG GTCTGGAAGCGCAAGTCTGAACAGTATCTGGCAGACAGTGGAGTTCCTTATACAATCATAAG GCCTGGTGGTCTGCAAGACAAAGATCGGGGAGTGAGGGAGCTGATTGTTGGGAAGGATGATGAGCTTCTCCAGACTGACACTAAGGCAATCCCTAGGGCTGATGTGGCTGAAGTTTGTGTTCAG GCCCTCCAGTATGAAGAGGTGAAGTTCAAGGCATTCGATTTGGCTTCGAAGCCTGAAGGCGAGGGCACCCCAACGAAAGATTTCAAAGCGCTGTTCTCCAAGGTCACAGCCCGGTTTTGA
- the LOC123101725 gene encoding receptor-like protein EIX2 has translation MARPRPAVLLATWCLILLRSSSAPAVPALQPPPPPSAPGGTLCIPRERDALLAFKAGLNDPSNYLSSWRAEEDCCRWMGVGCSNRTGHVIKLQVNSYGAIGGEIRSSLLTLRHLKHLDLSSNDFGGRPVPQFIGSFSGLTHLLLNYSSFGGRIPHHLGNLSNLVSLDLSSQLPGCYSPDLSWLSRLRKLQYLAMSTVDLSASIDWTHAVNMLPSLVTLELSNCGLRNIMPPPLHSNLTSLETLYLDSNSFNSSFGANYLVWDLPALQVMYMYNCGIQGPIPDAVGNLTSIQSLFLSENNFFGMVPSTFKKLKRLQALRLSKNFISGGTEDLFYRLPGDELQELYLDHNNLTGTLPDRLEQFSSLSTLWLSNNKLFGEIPVGIQKLTCLVDLWLDSNNLHGIVTQDHFTNMTNLRNLWLSGNSVTMLVNNTWSTPFSLTSAGFRSCILGPQFPAWIIQQTLDTLDISNTSIHDSIPASFWFGMYRCQVLDLSENQIFGMLPTYFLFGGMEAVILDISANELVGPIPTLPMNLRLLDLSGNNLSGALPSDIGAPALEILMLFKNSFSGIIPCSLFELQNLQFLDLSENQLNGTLANCLRAPKTSNVTMLNLNNNNLLGGIPSFLQRCKELKFLDLAYNGFSGSLPTWIGSKLPYLAFLRLRSNMLSGGIPSELTRMSGLQYLDIASNNISGSIPLSLGNLIDMAHTPDQEGVLFKIVHFGVVSVYKYTNAYTDSLSVVTKGQQLEYTTGIAYMVNIDFSCNSLIGKIPHEIGMLTSLTNLNLSWNHLSSTIPVTIGELRALESLDLSRNELSGQIPMSMADLTSLAHLNLSYNNLTGTIPPGNQLQTLDDASIYAGNPGLCGPPVSRNCSGTEITPWTPGNQHEGMSDALSLYLGTGTGFVAGLWIIFCGFLFKRSWRIMWFSFFDRVCDWVYVRVAVSWASFTREEQ, from the coding sequence ATGGCCAGGCCAAGGCCGGCGGTCCTCCTAGCGACGTGGTGCCTCATCCTCCTCCGGAGCTCGTCAGCCCCAGCGGTGCCTGCACTccaaccaccgccaccaccatcaGCACCAGGAGGCACCCTCTGCATCCCCCGCGAGCGAGATGCGCTTCTCGCCTTCAAGGCCGGCCTCAACGATCCGAGCAACTACCTTTCGTCGTGGCGGGCCGAGGAGGACTGCTGTCGATGGATGGGCGTCGGGTGCAGCAACCGGACCGGCCATGTCATCAAGCTCCAGGTCAACAGCTACGGAGCCATCGGAGGTGAGATAAGGTCCTCCTTGCTCACTCTACGACATCTCAAGCACCTGGACCTCTCGTCCAACGACTTCGGTGGGAGGCCTGTCCCTCAGTTCATCGGCAGCTTCAGCGGCCTGACGCATCTCCTCCTCAACTACTCATCTTTCGGTGGGCGAATCCCTCACCACCTTGGGAACCTTTCAAATCTAGTCAGTCTTGACCTCTCGAGTCAATTACCAGGTTGTTACTCGCCTGATCTTTCATGGCTGTCGAGGTTGCGGAAGCTGCAATACCTCGCCATGTCCACGGTGGACCTTAGTGCTTCCATCGACTGGACTCATGCTGTCAACATGCTTCCCTCTCTGGTAACCCTCGAGCTATCAAATTGTGGTCTTCGTAACATTATGCCTCCACCGTTGCACTCCAACCTCACATCACTAGAAACCCTCTACCTCGATTCCAACTCTTTTAACTCGTCCTTTGGAGCCAACTACTTGGTTTGGGATCTACCTGCTCTCCAAGTTATGTACATGTATAACTGTGGAATCCAGGGTCCTATACCTGACGCAGTTGGAAATTTGACCTCCATTCAGTCATTGTTCCTTAGCGAAAACAATTTCTTTGGCATGGTGCCATCGACCTTCAAGAAACTCAAGAGACTACAAGCGCTCCGTCTATCGAAAAACTTCATTAGTGGAGGCACAGAAGATCTATTTTATAGATTGCCAGGGGATGAGCTACAGGAGTTGTATTTGGACCACAACAATTTGACAGGGACTCTTCCAGATCGACTAGAACAATTCAGCAGCTTGTCCACACTTTGGCTCAGTAACAACAAGCTATTCGGAGAGATACCTGTTGGTATACAAAAACTCACGTGTTTAGTGGACTTGTGGTTGGACTCAAACAATCTGCATGGTATAGTGACCCAAGACCATTTCACGAATATGACGAACCTGCGAAATTTGTGGCTCTCTGGTAATTCCGTAACTATGTTGGTCAACAACACATGGAGCACTCCATTCAGCTTAACTTCAGCGGGCTTTAGATCTTGCATCCTAGGCCCCCAGTTTCCGGCATGGATTATCCAACAAACACTTGACACTCTTGATATTTCAAACACAAGCATACATGACTCCATTCCTGCTAGTTTTTGGTTTGGAATGTACCGTTGTCAAGTTCTGGACCTATCGGAAAATCAGATCTTTGGCATGCTTCCCACATATTTTCTGTTTGGTGGAATGGAAGCTGTTATACTGGATATTAGTGCTAACGAGCTCGTTGGCCCGATTCCAACACTCCCAATGAACCTCCGCTTGTTGGACCTCTCTGGGAACAACCTATCCGGTGCATTGCCATCAGATATTGGAGCACCCGCGCTAGAAATACTCATGCTCTTCAAAAATTCTTTTTCTGGGATCATTCCATGCTCCCTATTTGAGTTGCAAAATTTGCAGTTTCTAGATCTATCAGAGAACCAACTAAATGGGACATTGGCCAATTGTCTCCGTGCACCCAAAACTTCAAACGTGACCATGCTTAACTTGAATAACAACAATCTTTTGGGAGGAATCCCATCGTTTCTTCAGAGGTGTAAAGAGCTAAAATTCCTTGATCTCGCATACAATGGATTTTCTGGTAGCTTACCAACATGGATCGGATCAAAGCTACCATACTTGGCATTTCTGCGGCTGAGGTCAAACATGCTCTCTGGTGGTATTCCTAGTGAACTGACTAGGATGAGCGGGCTTCAGTATCTAGACATTGCAAGCAACAACATCTCAGGGAGCATACCACTATCACTTGGGAATCTCATAGATATGGCTCATACTCCCGATCAAGAAGGTGTTCTTTTCAAAATCGTCCACTTTGGGGTGGTTTCCGTATACAAGTACACTAATGCTTACACTGATAGTTTGTCGGTGGTCACAAAAGGTCAGCAGCTTGAATACACAACAGGAATCGCGTATATGGTAaacattgatttttcttgcaacagTTTGATAGGGAAGATTCCTCATGAAATCGGCATGCTCACTTCATTGACAAACTTGAACCTGTCATGGAATCACCTTAGCAGCACAATCCCTGTGACTATTGGGGAGCTACGGGCACTGGAATCTTTGGACCTCTCACGCAATGAGCTCTCTGGTCAAATCCCGATGAGTATGGCAGATCTAACTTCACTTGCCCACTTGAACTTGTCTTACAACAATCTGACAGGAACCATACCTCCTGGCAATCAGTTACAAACTTTAGATGATGCGTCAATCTATGCTGGCAATCCAGGTCTTTGTGGTCCGCCTGTATCAAGGAACTGCTCGGGAACGGAAATCACTCCATGGACTCCCGGAAATCAGCATGAGGGCATGAGTGATGCGCTGTCATTGTACCTCGGCACTGGCACGGGATTCGTAGCAGGTCTCTGGATCATCTTCTGCGGCTTCTTATTCAAGAGGAGCTGGAGAATTATGTGGTTCTCATTCTTCGACCGCGTGTGTGATTGGGTCTACGTGCGAGTGGCGGTGAGCTGGGCTTCATTCACAAGAGAAGAGCAGTAG